A genome region from Brooklawnia propionicigenes includes the following:
- a CDS encoding aspartate aminotransferase family protein, with amino-acid sequence MITYADYETYLSPALYKTTDLMIDRGAGSYIWDTSGRRYLDWVQGIAVNALGHCHPRVVEAIKAQVEKLLTASFNMVNYESTLLWAERIAELAPGELSTTFFSNGGAEATDGALKLAKAYTGRPAIIAFKGSFHGRTIAATSVTASNSKYRKGYDPLMSGIDFIPYPSASQAPAGFTPDEITDYALGQLDDLFSYIRDPGSVAAILMEPVQGEGGYVVPPTRFVKTLREICDEQGILLIFDEIQAGYGRTGKFFASENLDVVPDIMTIGKAMAGGLAASGVVSTHEIMQAWGPGRHGGTFGGNPVVASAGLAVLDEFKEAKVLDNVNAVGDHLAARLEEIKERYPIVTDARGLGLMRAIELNHVDGRPGGDLLEQVRRGCLDNGLLTLSCGVRGNGLRFATPLNTTTDLIDEGLAILEGVLTDVNEKEVN; translated from the coding sequence ATGATCACCTACGCGGACTATGAGACCTACCTGAGCCCCGCGCTGTACAAGACAACCGACCTCATGATCGATCGCGGCGCGGGCAGTTACATCTGGGACACCAGCGGTCGTCGCTACCTCGACTGGGTGCAGGGCATCGCGGTCAACGCTTTGGGACATTGCCATCCCAGAGTGGTCGAGGCCATCAAGGCGCAGGTTGAGAAGCTGCTGACCGCCTCATTCAACATGGTCAACTACGAAAGCACCCTGCTATGGGCGGAGCGGATCGCCGAGCTGGCACCTGGGGAACTGTCCACCACCTTCTTCAGCAACGGTGGCGCCGAGGCCACCGACGGAGCGCTCAAGCTGGCGAAGGCATACACCGGACGGCCTGCAATCATCGCCTTCAAGGGTTCATTCCACGGTCGGACGATCGCCGCGACCTCGGTGACCGCCTCCAACTCCAAGTACCGCAAGGGCTACGACCCGCTGATGTCGGGCATCGATTTCATCCCCTATCCCTCGGCCAGCCAAGCCCCGGCCGGCTTCACCCCCGACGAGATCACCGACTATGCGTTGGGTCAGCTCGACGATCTGTTCTCCTACATCCGCGATCCGGGTTCGGTGGCCGCCATCCTCATGGAGCCGGTCCAGGGCGAAGGCGGCTACGTCGTCCCGCCGACCCGCTTCGTCAAGACGCTCCGCGAGATCTGTGATGAGCAGGGCATCTTGCTCATCTTCGATGAAATCCAGGCTGGCTACGGACGCACCGGCAAATTCTTCGCCAGCGAGAACCTCGATGTGGTGCCCGACATCATGACGATCGGTAAGGCCATGGCTGGGGGGCTGGCAGCCAGCGGTGTTGTGTCCACCCACGAGATCATGCAGGCCTGGGGTCCGGGACGCCACGGCGGCACCTTCGGCGGCAACCCGGTCGTCGCATCAGCCGGGCTCGCCGTGCTCGACGAGTTCAAGGAGGCGAAGGTGCTCGACAACGTCAATGCTGTCGGTGACCATCTGGCCGCCCGCCTCGAAGAGATCAAGGAGCGTTACCCCATCGTCACCGACGCCCGAGGGCTCGGCCTCATGCGCGCCATCGAACTCAACCACGTCGATGGACGACCAGGAGGCGACCTACTCGAACAGGTCCGGCGAGGTTGTCTCGACAACGGGCTGCTCACGCTGTCGTGTGGTGTTCGAGGCAACGGCTTGCGCTTCGCTACGCCCCTCAACACCACGACCGATCTCATCGACGAAGGTCTTGCGATCCTTGAAGGTGTTCTGACCGATGTGAACGAAAAGGAAGTGAACTGA
- a CDS encoding C-terminal binding protein → MPARVVYFNIDGGLDYENQLLAEWGVADKIELVGVTTPDNAEDTFVEAVADADGVLVEYFEVTRAVMERLPKLKVISLQAIGVSNVDLDAATDLGIGVTNTPGFCSEDVALHTVGMIIDLVRKISFLDRSVRAGHWNPMLGGLPTRVSGKTIGLVFFGSIPKLMVPILQAIGLRVIVYAPTKSAEYLEEYGVEKVDSLDELLATSDIVSLHTPLLPETRHLIGKRELELMKPTAFLINTARGSVVDEPALVEALTTGQIAGAGVDVIEDEDTETSDLFSLENVLITPHAAFISEESLADGRRIALQQLVQRLVFNEAPENLVNMGTGTR, encoded by the coding sequence ATGCCGGCTCGAGTTGTCTACTTCAACATCGATGGTGGTTTGGACTACGAGAACCAGTTGTTGGCCGAGTGGGGTGTTGCCGACAAGATCGAGTTGGTCGGTGTCACCACCCCTGACAACGCCGAAGACACTTTCGTCGAAGCTGTGGCAGATGCAGACGGAGTCCTCGTGGAGTACTTCGAGGTCACCCGCGCCGTAATGGAACGGCTGCCGAAGTTGAAGGTCATCAGCCTGCAGGCGATCGGCGTGTCCAACGTTGACCTCGATGCGGCAACCGACCTCGGCATCGGGGTGACCAACACTCCAGGCTTCTGCTCCGAAGACGTCGCCCTGCACACCGTCGGGATGATCATCGATCTTGTTCGCAAGATCAGTTTCCTCGATCGCAGCGTGCGCGCCGGGCACTGGAACCCTATGCTCGGCGGGCTCCCGACTCGGGTGTCCGGCAAGACCATCGGACTCGTCTTCTTCGGCAGCATCCCCAAGCTCATGGTGCCGATCCTCCAGGCCATCGGCCTACGGGTCATCGTGTACGCTCCAACCAAGTCCGCTGAGTACCTCGAAGAGTATGGAGTCGAGAAGGTCGACAGTCTCGACGAGTTGCTGGCTACCTCCGACATCGTGTCCTTGCACACTCCACTATTGCCCGAGACCAGGCATCTCATCGGCAAGCGCGAACTGGAGCTCATGAAACCGACGGCATTTCTCATCAACACCGCGCGAGGGTCCGTGGTCGACGAACCGGCTCTCGTCGAAGCATTGACGACAGGTCAGATTGCCGGTGCCGGGGTCGACGTTATCGAGGATGAGGACACCGAGACGTCCGACCTCTTCTCACTGGAGAACGTTCTCATTACCCCGCACGCTGCTTTCATCTCCGAGGAATCTCTTGCCGATGGACGTCGGATCGCGCTGCAGCAACTCGTCCAGCGCCTGGTCTTCAATGAAGCACCGGAGAATCTCGTCAACATGGGTACCGGGACGAGGTGA
- a CDS encoding zinc-binding dehydrogenase — MRAVVFHGPYQVSVETVPDPGIEDPGDAIVQVEAAAVCGSDLWTYRGQAAVAPGSRIGHEFLGRVIETGSEVTGLDIGDWVVAPFRYSDGECSFCREGLSSSCLDGGFWSREVVDAGQGELVRVPHASATLVKLSSDGSAPPIERIPDLLALADVMPTGLHGVRNAGVQTGDTVVIVGDGAVGQCAIIAARMIGAGRIIVLGGAHPDREEMARANGADAFLSVRGDDAVAAVRELTSDELAKRVVECVGSSGSFDTALSLVRPGGTVGYVGLPHGVNVDLARLFRGNISISGGMCPARDYLPELLPLVDSGELRPGVVFSYFGTLENAPEAYRQMDRRETVKALLRPGNPVTSR; from the coding sequence ATGCGTGCGGTGGTCTTTCACGGCCCTTATCAGGTCTCGGTCGAAACGGTTCCCGACCCAGGCATTGAAGACCCCGGCGACGCCATTGTGCAGGTCGAGGCCGCAGCCGTATGTGGCTCGGATCTGTGGACCTACCGGGGTCAGGCCGCCGTCGCACCAGGGTCACGGATCGGCCACGAGTTTCTGGGTCGAGTCATCGAGACGGGATCCGAGGTCACAGGGCTAGATATTGGTGATTGGGTGGTCGCACCCTTCCGCTACTCCGATGGAGAATGCTCCTTCTGTCGCGAAGGGCTTAGCTCCTCATGTCTGGACGGTGGCTTCTGGAGCCGCGAGGTCGTCGATGCCGGCCAGGGCGAACTGGTACGAGTGCCGCACGCATCGGCCACGCTAGTCAAACTGAGTTCCGACGGCTCGGCGCCGCCGATCGAGCGCATCCCGGACCTGCTTGCTTTGGCCGATGTCATGCCCACCGGATTGCACGGTGTCCGCAATGCGGGTGTTCAGACTGGCGACACGGTCGTCATTGTCGGAGACGGAGCGGTCGGCCAATGCGCAATCATCGCCGCCCGGATGATCGGTGCCGGTCGAATTATCGTGCTGGGCGGGGCGCATCCCGATCGCGAAGAAATGGCACGGGCCAACGGTGCCGACGCGTTTCTGTCAGTGCGCGGCGATGACGCGGTAGCTGCGGTGCGCGAATTGACCTCCGATGAGTTGGCCAAACGAGTCGTGGAATGTGTCGGTTCGAGCGGATCATTCGATACGGCATTATCCCTGGTCAGGCCTGGCGGCACCGTCGGATATGTCGGCCTCCCACATGGAGTGAACGTGGACCTGGCGAGATTGTTCAGAGGTAATATTTCGATCTCAGGTGGAATGTGTCCGGCCCGCGACTACCTGCCCGAGCTGCTTCCACTGGTAGATTCTGGCGAATTGCGTCCAGGTGTGGTCTTCAGCTATTTCGGCACCCTCGAAAATGCGCCTGAGGCGTATCGTCAAATGGATCGTCGCGAGACAGTGAAGGCGCTTCTGCGCCCAGGCAATCCTGTTACTTCAAGGTAA
- a CDS encoding amino acid ABC transporter permease, protein MTQLTSDKPAEEVSVGGSAPIILAIPYTLMVTVGAFLIGFVIAIPLMFMRGSKFVPFRLVAQGFIDIARGIPPIVWLFFIYFGLPGIGVLLDPLEAAIIGLGIISAGYLAEIFRGGLVAVHKGQFEASHALGLGGWTMFTKVIAPQALRAMLPGLATYFIGLVKDSSIASVIGVTEMVFAASTYARRSPEGILLFFIAAIVYMALSIPMGLAARGMEARMRKAGAR, encoded by the coding sequence ATGACGCAACTTACCTCTGACAAACCGGCAGAGGAGGTATCCGTGGGGGGATCCGCGCCAATAATCCTGGCCATTCCATACACCTTAATGGTGACCGTCGGCGCTTTCCTTATCGGTTTCGTCATCGCTATTCCGCTCATGTTCATGCGGGGTTCAAAGTTCGTTCCATTCAGGCTCGTGGCGCAGGGCTTCATCGATATTGCGCGGGGCATCCCTCCCATTGTGTGGCTGTTTTTCATCTACTTCGGCCTTCCGGGAATCGGGGTTCTTCTCGATCCGCTCGAAGCGGCAATCATCGGGCTCGGCATCATCTCTGCCGGATACTTGGCCGAGATCTTCAGAGGCGGTCTGGTGGCAGTCCACAAGGGGCAGTTCGAGGCGTCGCACGCGCTTGGACTTGGGGGTTGGACGATGTTCACGAAGGTCATCGCCCCGCAGGCTCTGCGGGCGATGCTCCCCGGACTGGCTACCTACTTCATCGGTCTGGTGAAGGATTCTTCAATCGCTTCCGTGATCGGTGTGACAGAAATGGTTTTTGCGGCCAGCACCTATGCGCGCAGGTCGCCGGAGGGAATTCTTCTCTTCTTCATCGCAGCCATCGTCTACATGGCATTGTCGATACCGATGGGTCTTGCCGCCCGCGGCATGGAAGCTCGCATGCGTAAGGCGGGCGCACGATGA
- a CDS encoding amino acid ABC transporter permease, whose protein sequence is MTNMFQFWAGIFPKLFGGLIVSLELTALSLLIGLPLGLLLALGVSSRFKPLSWLSIALVEIGRGAPALVVLYVVYFGLPALHWSPTAFLCAVIGLTYTTAAYAGEYLRGGLRSVNAGTIEAGQALALTNADLLRFVIIPQGLRVAIPSLMGLAIQIFQATSLTYSITVSELTANAYSISNQTFRALETFALAGLMYAAITIPASWVTRQVERRMSLGQ, encoded by the coding sequence ATGACCAACATGTTTCAGTTCTGGGCGGGCATCTTCCCCAAGCTATTTGGTGGGTTGATCGTCTCGCTTGAGCTCACCGCGCTCAGTCTCCTTATTGGTCTACCTCTCGGGCTCCTCCTGGCACTCGGGGTCAGTTCCCGGTTCAAGCCGCTGAGCTGGCTATCCATCGCCCTAGTGGAGATCGGGCGCGGTGCACCCGCTCTGGTGGTGCTCTACGTCGTCTATTTCGGCTTGCCGGCACTGCATTGGTCACCGACCGCGTTTCTGTGTGCGGTCATCGGACTTACCTACACGACAGCGGCCTATGCCGGCGAGTACCTGCGCGGCGGGCTGAGATCAGTCAATGCCGGCACCATCGAGGCGGGCCAGGCACTCGCCTTGACGAATGCGGACCTCCTCCGTTTCGTCATCATTCCCCAAGGGCTGCGGGTCGCAATTCCTTCGCTCATGGGGCTCGCGATCCAGATTTTCCAGGCCACCTCGCTCACCTACTCGATAACGGTGAGCGAATTGACCGCAAATGCGTACAGCATCAGCAATCAGACCTTCCGGGCCCTCGAGACGTTTGCCCTAGCAGGACTCATGTACGCAGCCATCACCATCCCTGCAAGTTGGGTGACCCGACAGGTTGAGCGACGTATGTCGCTCGGTCAATGA
- a CDS encoding substrate-binding periplasmic protein has product MSMRLSKGLTVAAAVTGLLLAGCSSGSSGESSSTVAADCTPANVFTTIKDGTLTIAAPEFPPFSSLAGGTAAGVDVDIITAIAEMECLTPEYVQVDYSGAVPAVQSGRTDVAIGDYYRTTSRAEVVGLSEAMYVDGMGIISKDGVTDIPTILTRNVGTVDGYLWVADLQAQLGDKLKIYKSNVEMWADLDSGRIDVGIDSVPAAAFSASQNGGDWKVTTADPYEPIGASVKPAQVGIPFTKSNTALGEALNADIAALRADGTLKQIFIDHDVDPSLTEVEDSYLLDS; this is encoded by the coding sequence ATGTCGATGCGCCTTTCGAAGGGCTTGACGGTCGCCGCCGCGGTGACCGGACTGCTGCTTGCCGGCTGTTCCAGCGGTAGCTCCGGCGAGTCCAGTTCCACCGTCGCGGCCGACTGCACACCCGCGAATGTCTTCACCACCATCAAAGATGGCACTCTCACCATTGCGGCACCCGAGTTTCCCCCGTTCTCTTCGCTGGCAGGGGGAACTGCGGCCGGCGTAGATGTGGACATCATTACCGCCATCGCCGAAATGGAATGCCTGACGCCTGAATACGTGCAGGTGGATTACAGCGGCGCGGTTCCGGCCGTCCAGTCCGGTCGCACCGATGTTGCGATTGGTGACTACTACCGCACGACGAGCCGGGCTGAAGTCGTCGGGCTGAGCGAGGCGATGTACGTCGACGGGATGGGCATCATCTCCAAAGACGGCGTGACCGATATCCCCACCATCCTCACCCGCAACGTCGGCACCGTTGACGGCTACCTATGGGTCGCTGATCTTCAGGCTCAACTCGGCGACAAGCTGAAGATCTACAAGTCGAACGTCGAGATGTGGGCCGACCTCGACAGCGGCCGAATCGATGTCGGCATCGATTCGGTTCCCGCCGCTGCATTCAGCGCCAGTCAGAACGGTGGCGATTGGAAGGTCACCACCGCCGATCCCTACGAGCCGATCGGCGCTTCGGTTAAGCCTGCACAGGTCGGCATTCCGTTCACGAAGAGCAATACGGCTCTGGGTGAGGCCCTCAATGCCGATATCGCTGCGTTGCGGGCCGACGGGACCTTGAAGCAGATCTTCATCGACCACGACGTGGATCCGAGCCTCACCGAGGTCGAAGACAGCTACCTGCTCGACAGCTGA